Proteins encoded in a region of the Benincasa hispida cultivar B227 chromosome 2, ASM972705v1, whole genome shotgun sequence genome:
- the LOC120071581 gene encoding uncharacterized protein LOC120071581 isoform X1, with the protein MARKSIFSGVDATRNCAEQREIVRRPSPDSLISRRRRQRNEEADSRESAKCEIQRSGSAMDFWSKARSFAEEAAKRSQELTLEAARRSQELTIGSSRLSDIVSETAKRSKEFATEASKRADQIKAEAVKRADLIKHLVEGTPPSGALEKNASNEETREEDLQRFGINEELRDFVKGITMSTFRDFPLEDDSQMSIVPTVSNISQDLTEWQEKHASLVLSTVKEISKLRYELCPRIMKERKFWRIYFLLVNRHIAPYEKKYMEDVMLKSDKHAEDGKMEPVKAEITSTSQEKKNAPPSSSSDQDLDVFLLGDHGDSDEGPDDGDDAFDDDFDKMVDSSDDEKDKL; encoded by the exons ATGGCAAGAAAATCCATATTCTCCGGTGTTGATGCAACTCGAAactg CGCAGAGCAGCGAGAAATCGTGCGTCGTCCCTCACCGGATTCTCTCATATCCCGTCGACGACGACAACGAAACGAAGAAGCAGACTCAAGAGAGAGCGCGAAGTGTGAGATTCAACGGTCAGGTTCAGCCATGGACTTTTGGAGCAAAGCTCGAAGTTTCGCCGAGGAAGCAGCGAAGCGCTCGCAGGAGCTGACTCTTGAAGCTGCAAGGCGTTCCCAAGAGCTCACGATCGGATCCTCTAGATTGTCCGATATCGTTTCCGAGACTGCTAAACGCTCCAAGGAATTCGCTACTGAGGCCTCGAAGCGAGCTGATCAAATCAAAGCGGAAGCTGTTAAGCGAGCCGATCTTATCAAGCACTTGGTCGAGGGTACTCCGCCATCTGGCGCCCTCGAGAAGAACGCTTCCAACGAAGAGACGCGGGAGGAGGATTTGCAGAGATTTGGGATAAACGAAGAGCTGAGGGATTTCGTCAAAGGCATCACTATGAGTACATTTCGGGATTTTCCACTCGAAG ATGATTCACAAATGTCCATTGTCCCTACAGTCTCAAATATTAGTCAGGATCTAACTGAGTGGCAGGAGAAGCATGCAAGTCTTGTTCTTTCAACTGTCAAG GAAATTTCTAAGTTACGTTATGAATTATGTCCACGCATAATGAAAGAGAGAAAATTCTGGAGGATTTACTTTTTGTTGGTGAACAGACACATTGCACC CTATGAGAAAAAGTACATGGAGGATGTCATGCTGAAATCAGATAAACATGCTGAAGATGGAAAGATGGAACCTGTTAAAGCTGAAATAACATCTACGTCTCAGGAGAAGAAAAACGCTCCACCCTCCTCATCAAGTGACCAAGACTTGGATGTATTTCTTCTTGGAGATCATGGAGACAGCGATGAAGGTCCAG ATGATGGAGATGACGCCTTTGATGATGATTTTGACAAAATGGTTGACAGTTCA
- the LOC120071581 gene encoding uncharacterized protein LOC120071581 isoform X2 — protein sequence MQLETEQREIVRRPSPDSLISRRRRQRNEEADSRESAKCEIQRSGSAMDFWSKARSFAEEAAKRSQELTLEAARRSQELTIGSSRLSDIVSETAKRSKEFATEASKRADQIKAEAVKRADLIKHLVEGTPPSGALEKNASNEETREEDLQRFGINEELRDFVKGITMSTFRDFPLEDDSQMSIVPTVSNISQDLTEWQEKHASLVLSTVKEISKLRYELCPRIMKERKFWRIYFLLVNRHIAPYEKKYMEDVMLKSDKHAEDGKMEPVKAEITSTSQEKKNAPPSSSSDQDLDVFLLGDHGDSDEGPDDGDDAFDDDFDKMVDSSDDEKDKL from the exons ATGCAACTCGAAactg AGCAGCGAGAAATCGTGCGTCGTCCCTCACCGGATTCTCTCATATCCCGTCGACGACGACAACGAAACGAAGAAGCAGACTCAAGAGAGAGCGCGAAGTGTGAGATTCAACGGTCAGGTTCAGCCATGGACTTTTGGAGCAAAGCTCGAAGTTTCGCCGAGGAAGCAGCGAAGCGCTCGCAGGAGCTGACTCTTGAAGCTGCAAGGCGTTCCCAAGAGCTCACGATCGGATCCTCTAGATTGTCCGATATCGTTTCCGAGACTGCTAAACGCTCCAAGGAATTCGCTACTGAGGCCTCGAAGCGAGCTGATCAAATCAAAGCGGAAGCTGTTAAGCGAGCCGATCTTATCAAGCACTTGGTCGAGGGTACTCCGCCATCTGGCGCCCTCGAGAAGAACGCTTCCAACGAAGAGACGCGGGAGGAGGATTTGCAGAGATTTGGGATAAACGAAGAGCTGAGGGATTTCGTCAAAGGCATCACTATGAGTACATTTCGGGATTTTCCACTCGAAG ATGATTCACAAATGTCCATTGTCCCTACAGTCTCAAATATTAGTCAGGATCTAACTGAGTGGCAGGAGAAGCATGCAAGTCTTGTTCTTTCAACTGTCAAG GAAATTTCTAAGTTACGTTATGAATTATGTCCACGCATAATGAAAGAGAGAAAATTCTGGAGGATTTACTTTTTGTTGGTGAACAGACACATTGCACC CTATGAGAAAAAGTACATGGAGGATGTCATGCTGAAATCAGATAAACATGCTGAAGATGGAAAGATGGAACCTGTTAAAGCTGAAATAACATCTACGTCTCAGGAGAAGAAAAACGCTCCACCCTCCTCATCAAGTGACCAAGACTTGGATGTATTTCTTCTTGGAGATCATGGAGACAGCGATGAAGGTCCAG ATGATGGAGATGACGCCTTTGATGATGATTTTGACAAAATGGTTGACAGTTCA
- the LOC120071569 gene encoding uncharacterized protein LOC120071569, which yields MLVMNAMSSKRQRRPNVRLGEIGDISAAWACGFSHSTREKLAHKEWKHDLVQTVGDEDNNPIVFGELEPSSPKLIVSELGMSPQISTELQQNEENKNNPNSSELPLECPTSVELIDMTKSRLKFSDVTRKCRDKKRRGRSKNVGYAILGGSWSSKHSSDDCSMNEKECEGTGNSANGFGDSSDHQTPTTSKEECGIDQPMRQECEINNGAQFTGEKARRQSGNVQDKMRLEDDDTNAVGKWLEEVGFGKYAGVFEMHEVDEEALPLLTIEDLKEIGIFSVGSRRKLYNAIQQLRGGGEEEAV from the coding sequence ATGTTGGTTATGAATGCGATGAGCTCTAAGAGACAGAGGCGTCCAAATGTTAGGCTAGGGGAAATTGGTGACATCTCTGCAGCTTGGGCCTGTGGGTTTTCACATAGCACAAGAGAAAAGTTAGCTCATAAGGAGTGGAAACATGATTTAGTTCAGACTGTGGGTGATGAAGATAATAACCCCATCGTTTTTGGAGAATTGGAGCCATCATCTCCCAAGCTTATAGTCTCTGAGTTGGGTATGTCTCCACAAATTTCAACAGAATTGCAGCAGAATGAAGAGAACAAAAATAACCCCAATTCTTCAGAACTCCCCTTGGAATGCCCAACTTCAGTTGAGTTAATTGATATGACCAAATCCAGACTGAAGTTTAGTGACGTGACTAGGaaatgtagagataagaagcgTCGGGGACGTAGTAAAAACGTTGGTTATGCCATTCTTGGTGGCAGTTGGAGCTCGAAACATAGCTCGGACGATTGCTCAATGAATGAGAAAGAATGTGAGGGGACAGGTAATTCTGCTAATGGTTTTGGTGACTCCTCTGATCACCAGACACCAACTACTAGTAAAGAGGAATGCGGCATCGATCAACCAATGCGTCAAGAGTGTGAGATAAACAATGGTGCACAATTCACTGGTGAGAAGGCCCGACGTCAATCTGGCAATGTGCAGGATAAAATGAGATTAGAAGATGATGATACGAATGCTGTTGGTAAATGGTTAGAGGAGGTTGGATTTGGCAAGTATGCTGGTGTGTTTGAGATGCATGAGGTGGATGAGGAGGCTTTGCCACTGCTGACTATTGAAGATCTTAAAGAGATTGGTATATTCTCTGTTGGGTCTCGGAGGAAGTTGTATAATGCAATCCAACAGTTAAGAGGAGGAGGGGAAGAAGAAGCTGTCTGA